From Candidatus Syntrophosphaera sp.:
GAACAGTAAGCCGGCATTTTCAGCCCGGAGGACGGCAGTGCATTAACACGGTATGAAGAGACGCAAGCACGCAAAGGAGCGCAGCGAGTTTGCGGGATAAGGATCGGAATGCCGTGATAGTGGGGGACAAATTGATTGTTTTTTCTTACCCCACCTCCACCCCATTGGCGGGAAGACGTCCCGCCAATGGAGGTGGAGGTGGGGATATTTTATCTTTGGGAGCATACCCCCATGGTCACGGCATTCCGCTGCGCTCCATACCGTGCTAACGCACTTCCGTCCTCCGGACTCCCATCACACACAGATATGGGGGCTATCGCCTAGTAATCCGGCACCACTCATCACGGCATTCCCTAATTTGGAACTGGGATTTAAATCAACAGCCGGCAATAAAACTGGAGCCTGATCGGCGAGAAATATCTTGACAAAGTACATCCGTTTTCGGATACTGAATATTTTGTGATCCATTTTCTGGAGGATAGATGAGAAGTACCATATACATCATTGCGCTCCTCAGTTTGCTCTGTGTGGCTTCGTTTGCCCAGATCGAGGAGTGGCAGTGGGTTTTGCCTGCCGGAGGGAGTTCGGATGATTATTCCCTTTCCATCGTCGCCGATGACTTGGGAAACAGCTATGTAACTGGTAATTTTGCGGATACTCTCTATATTGGGAGCAGCGTCCTGATCAGCAACGGAGACGAGGATATCTTCGTCGCCAAGGCCGGTCCGGACGGCAATTGGCTTTGGGCAAAGAGCGGAGGCAGTTCCGGGAGCGAATCCGCGCGGGCCATCACGCTTGATCCCAACGGCAATGTTTTCGTCACAGGAATATTTTACACCCCTGTCACCTTTGGCGATTTCACCCTTACCAGCAACGGGGAGCACGATTTCTTCGTCCTCAAGCTGGACAACTCCGGAAACTGGGTTTGGGCCCTCAGCGGCGGCGGGATCTATTCAGACGAAGCCAATGGCATCGCCTCTGATCAAGGGGGAAACCTCTATCTGGTGGGCTCTTTCCTGGATACTGTCGCCTTTGGCGCCACCAGCCTCACCAGTCATGGCGGCTGCGACATCTTTGCCGCGAAGATCGATCCCGCGGGGAACTGGGTCTGGGCCGCGCACGCGGGCAGCATCGAAGAGGAGCCGGGCATACCCTGGCTGCCCGTGGGGGATTTTGGCACAGGAATAGCCCTCGACGGCCAGGGAAACATCTATGTGGCCGGCAATTTCATCGGAACGGCCAATTTCGGCAGCTTGGGCATCACCAGCACGGGAGAGCACGACGTTTGCGTGGCCAAGCTCGATCCCAATGGCAACTGGCTTTGGGCGCGGCAGGGTGGCGGCCTTTATCCCGACTGGGCTCAGAGCATCGTGGTCGATCCGGGTGGTGACATCTTTGTGGGTGGAAGTTACAGGGTCAGCGCGGATTTTGGCGGCTATGTCATCAACGCTTTTTCAAACACCCATCCCGAGGTCTTCATCGCCAGCATCAGTTCCGAGGGGACATGGCTCTGGGCCAGACGGGCCGGAGGAAACTACATCATCAGCCTGGGCGGCATGGCCCTGGATGATTACGGCAGCCTCTTCGTGAGCGGCTCTTTCTTTGGTAACGCCAGTTTTGGCAACATCAATCTGAGCAGTTGGGGCCTGGGCGACATCTTCCTGAGCAAGATCTCCCTGTCCGGCGATTGGCAGCACGTGATGCAAGCCGGCGGCACGCAGAATGACCAGGGCCTGGACGTGTGCATCGACCATTCGAACATCTTTCTGGCCGGATCCTTCAGCGGCGACGCGCAGTTTGGCGATCTGTTCCTCACCAGCGCGGGAATGCGGGATGTCTTCCTGGCCAGGATCCAAGGCTATACTTCGATCTGGGACGATACCCAAGCTCCCTCCGCACACATGGTCCTGGGCCAGAACTTTCCCAACCCCTTCAACCCCAGCACAACGATCTCCCTGAACATCAGCGCCGGAGACAGATACAAGCTGGACATCCACGACCTCCGGGGACGCCGGGTCGCCACCCTGTTCGAAGGATTCCTGGCTCCCGGCAGGCATGACCTGGTTTGGAACGGCAGCAGCGACAACAACGAGCCCCTGCCCTCGGGAATCTATTTCTACAGGCTGTCCGGGCCAGGCCAGTCCATCACCAAAAAAATGCTCCTATGCAAATGAGGATAATATGAACGCGCCTTTTGAACTCACTTTAAAAGCTATGATAGACCGCTCCTGCGAGCTCTACTCCAGCCGTCCGGCCCTTTCCACTGTGGATTGCGAGCCGATCACCTATGGCGACCTGCGGGAGCAGATCAACGCCCTGATCCTGATGATGAGCGAACAGGGGATCGTCAAAGGCGACCGCGTGGCCATCCTTTCCCAAAACATGCCGAACTGGGGCGTGGCCTATCTGGCCATCACTTCCCTGGGCGCGGTGGTTGTGCCCATCCTCACGGATTTCCACGTCAACGAGATTCTCCACATCCTGCGCCATTCCGATGCCAAAATGGTCTTCGTTTCCTCCGCCCAATACGACAAGATCGGCTATGCGGACCTCGATCCGAACCTGATCCTGGTCGCCCTGGACAACTTCGAGCCCCTGCAGCGCGAATTTCCCAAGGACAAGCTGAGCGAATTCATCTACGAACAGGGCAAGCAGCTGCAAAAGCTGAAGCAGAAGGCGATGAAGGCAGTCGGGCTGATCAAGGAAACGATCTCGCCGGACGACATGGCCTCGCTGATCTATACCTCCGGCACCACCGGCCATTCCAAGGGCGTGATGCTCTCCCACAAAAACCTCGTCCTGGACGCCTACATCACCACCCAGTTCCAAAGGATGGACGACCACGACCGGCTGATCTCCGTCCTGCCGCTTTCCCACACCTATGAATGCACGATCGGCTTCATCATCCCGATGATGCAGGGCGCCTGCGTCTACTATCTGGACAAGCCCCCCACCGCGCGGGTCCTGGTGCCGGCCATGCAGCAGATCAAGCCGACCATGATCCTCACCGTCCCCCTGATCATCGAAAAGATCTTCAAGATGCAGATCTATCCGCAGCTCACGGGCAATCCGATCTTCAAAAAACTCTACAAGATGCCCCCCACCCGCAAACTCCTGCATAAAGTTGCCGGGAAGAAACTGATGAAGACCTTCGGCGGAGAGCTCCATTTCTTCGGCATCGGCGGGGCGCTGCTCTCCTACGAGGTGGAGCGCTTTCTCTTTGAGGCCGGGTTCCCCTACGCCATCGGCTATGGCCTGACGGAAACCTCGCCCCTCATCGCGGGCAGCAGTCCGCAGGAGGTGAAGTTCCGCGGCACGGGCAAGGTGCTCAAGCATCTCCAGGCGCGCATCGCCGACCCCGACCCCAAAACCCATATCGGCGAGATCCAGGTCAAAGGCGACACCGTGATGATGGGCTATTACAAGGATACCCAGCGCACCGCGGAGGTCTTCACCGAAGACGGATTCTTCAAAACCGGCGACCTGGGCATCCTGCGCAAGGACCGCAACCTCTATATCATCGGCCGCAGCAAGAACGTGATCGTGGCCGCCTCCGGGGAGAACATCTATCCCGAGGAGGTCGAGGCCCGGGTCAATGAGCACGAGGCCGTGCTGGAATCCCTGGTCTTCGATTCCGGCGGGCAGATCACCTCCAGGGCCTTCCTCAACTACGAATACCTGGACAGCCATTACCATCTGGACAAGATGGGCTCCGTGCCCGCGGAAAAGCTGATCCAGAACCTGCTGGAGGAGATCCGCGCCCACGCGAACCAGAACCTCTCTTCCTTCTCCCGCATCCACAAGATAGTCGAACAGAAAGAACCTTTCGAAAAGACAGCCACTCAAAAGATAAAACGTTTCCTCTACCAATGATTTTCCCCGCAACAAAGGTTCCAGTGCTGAGGCCGCTGGCAAGGCTGCGGCTGCTTTTCCTGGCGGGCATTCTGTTTCTGGCTGGCTCTTTGTCCGCCCAAAGCCAGCAGCCCCTGGTGCTGGACGGCCTGGAACTATCCCTGGGGCTATATGCCGACGCCCGGGTGGCCGAAAACACCTACCAGCCTATCTCTTTCAATGTTTCCAGCAGCACCTGGCCCGACAGCAGCGTAGTCCTCTTTTCTTCTCCGGAATTGGATCTGGCCGTGGCCGTTTCGCCCACCGGGCAGTTCGCCTCCCGGGCCTGGCAATTCAGCCTGCGCGCGGATTTCAAGCAGGAGACCTATCTGCATGAGCTTTATCTCAACCTGTCTGGACCGGACGGCCCGGCGATCCCCGTCCTGAAGGGAATTGAGGCCATCCAAACCGGAAATCCGGACCGCAACAGGAACGCGGTGCCCTACACGGACATGGCACTGGAATACACTCTGGGGGATCAAAGGTTCTGGACCGTGGCCTCCAATTATGCCGGCTGCGAAGGCGTGGAGGGGCTCACGGCCAACCGGATAACGCTTTACGATTACCGCAACCACTTTTTCCGCCTTTTCAATCCGGTCACCCAGAGGACCGACATCCTGCGCGACACGATGTACAAGCCAGCCGGAGGAAAGCACCGGTGGGGTTTCCTGCTCTTCACGGAAAAACCGGTTCTGCTGGATATCAACCGCTGGCTGGGAGACAGCCGGGCCGCCCTCTGCATCACCAACGACGCCGACGGGGAGATCCTTCCGCGCCTGCAGGCCGTGTTTGAGGGCAGCACCGATCCGGCCAGCCCCAAGTATCTCACCCAGGGCTTCTTTGCCCGGGGAATCCCTGTCAGCACCACCATCCACGGCAGCAACCAATCCACTTTGGGCCAGATGTGGACCTCCATCCAGGAGCAGGGAAACAGCATCGGCTACCACACTTTCGCCACCCACGAGGATCCGCCCGGAACCAACGCGCAGGCCCTGCTGCACGACCTTCTGCCCTATGGGATCAGGCACTGGATCGACCACGCCGTGCCCTTCAATCCCGAAGACCTTGCCTACAGCGGGCTCGACCCCGAAAGCTTGAATTTCGTCGGCAACCTGATCTGCCAGGCCGGGATAGACTACGCCTGGCCTGCCGATACGCCTCTCACTAATCCGTTCAACGCTTTTGAAGAGCCCTGGCATTTGCCCCACATCGTCTATGAAGCCAGTTCCCTCACCCGTCCGGTCTGGTTCTATGGCCGCACCAGAATGGAAGTCTGGGAATACAACGACGGCATCAACCCCCTCTGCTTCAAATACATGATGACCCCG
This genomic window contains:
- a CDS encoding SBBP repeat-containing protein; this encodes MRSTIYIIALLSLLCVASFAQIEEWQWVLPAGGSSDDYSLSIVADDLGNSYVTGNFADTLYIGSSVLISNGDEDIFVAKAGPDGNWLWAKSGGSSGSESARAITLDPNGNVFVTGIFYTPVTFGDFTLTSNGEHDFFVLKLDNSGNWVWALSGGGIYSDEANGIASDQGGNLYLVGSFLDTVAFGATSLTSHGGCDIFAAKIDPAGNWVWAAHAGSIEEEPGIPWLPVGDFGTGIALDGQGNIYVAGNFIGTANFGSLGITSTGEHDVCVAKLDPNGNWLWARQGGGLYPDWAQSIVVDPGGDIFVGGSYRVSADFGGYVINAFSNTHPEVFIASISSEGTWLWARRAGGNYIISLGGMALDDYGSLFVSGSFFGNASFGNINLSSWGLGDIFLSKISLSGDWQHVMQAGGTQNDQGLDVCIDHSNIFLAGSFSGDAQFGDLFLTSAGMRDVFLARIQGYTSIWDDTQAPSAHMVLGQNFPNPFNPSTTISLNISAGDRYKLDIHDLRGRRVATLFEGFLAPGRHDLVWNGSSDNNEPLPSGIYFYRLSGPGQSITKKMLLCK
- a CDS encoding AMP-binding protein produces the protein MNAPFELTLKAMIDRSCELYSSRPALSTVDCEPITYGDLREQINALILMMSEQGIVKGDRVAILSQNMPNWGVAYLAITSLGAVVVPILTDFHVNEILHILRHSDAKMVFVSSAQYDKIGYADLDPNLILVALDNFEPLQREFPKDKLSEFIYEQGKQLQKLKQKAMKAVGLIKETISPDDMASLIYTSGTTGHSKGVMLSHKNLVLDAYITTQFQRMDDHDRLISVLPLSHTYECTIGFIIPMMQGACVYYLDKPPTARVLVPAMQQIKPTMILTVPLIIEKIFKMQIYPQLTGNPIFKKLYKMPPTRKLLHKVAGKKLMKTFGGELHFFGIGGALLSYEVERFLFEAGFPYAIGYGLTETSPLIAGSSPQEVKFRGTGKVLKHLQARIADPDPKTHIGEIQVKGDTVMMGYYKDTQRTAEVFTEDGFFKTGDLGILRKDRNLYIIGRSKNVIVAASGENIYPEEVEARVNEHEAVLESLVFDSGGQITSRAFLNYEYLDSHYHLDKMGSVPAEKLIQNLLEEIRAHANQNLSSFSRIHKIVEQKEPFEKTATQKIKRFLYQ
- a CDS encoding T9SS type A sorting domain-containing protein: MLRPLARLRLLFLAGILFLAGSLSAQSQQPLVLDGLELSLGLYADARVAENTYQPISFNVSSSTWPDSSVVLFSSPELDLAVAVSPTGQFASRAWQFSLRADFKQETYLHELYLNLSGPDGPAIPVLKGIEAIQTGNPDRNRNAVPYTDMALEYTLGDQRFWTVASNYAGCEGVEGLTANRITLYDYRNHFFRLFNPVTQRTDILRDTMYKPAGGKHRWGFLLFTEKPVLLDINRWLGDSRAALCITNDADGEILPRLQAVFEGSTDPASPKYLTQGFFARGIPVSTTIHGSNQSTLGQMWTSIQEQGNSIGYHTFATHEDPPGTNAQALLHDLLPYGIRHWIDHAVPFNPEDLAYSGLDPESLNFVGNLICQAGIDYAWPADTPLTNPFNAFEEPWHLPHIVYEASSLTRPVWFYGRTRMEVWEYNDGINPLCFKYMMTPDNLDLLLAERGLHISYTHFCSSQFGPRVSFYQYLPDGSCEVRDDVDEMLQMLDWYRRERGLWIATLEDIFDRMLALELVKVVSVQKAGDDVFRLSLANSSALDIADLCLDFRGQKISFPLFAAGETRHFYLREERSGASLPPSNFQMLQRDGFLLLKSRAGFALEPMRVDIYNLRGQKVGSHAFTSTQGQFAIPFAGKGSGIYFARLSPENGITSLLKFTVIK